Proteins encoded within one genomic window of Brassica rapa cultivar Chiifu-401-42 chromosome A09, CAAS_Brap_v3.01, whole genome shotgun sequence:
- the LOC103837721 gene encoding probable disease resistance protein At5g66900 isoform X1: protein MTDWVDLGLGSIGGALVSEALKLVIEEAKKYKSFKPLSKDLVSTMERLLPLTKKIDSMQNELDLGSGELKQLRETIEKARVLVLKFPSVRFYEKSNYTRKIVEINEDLAKFCDIDLQLLQYRNQLTLLGVAGNLVDKVDGLSKRMDGLMSVPVPVFRDLCSVPKLDKVVVGLDWPLMELKKRLLDDAVVSLVVSAPPGCGKTTLANQLCHDADVIGHFKHIFFNVVSSTPNFRVIVQNLLQHSGYAPHTFENDSQATVGLRKLLEELREDGPILLVLDDVWRGAESLLQKFRINLPDYKILVTSRFDFPSFGYNYRLKPLENEDAKALLIQWASRPHNTSQAEYEDLLQKILKRCNGFPIVIEVVGVSLKGRSLNTWKGQVESWSQGETILDSPSQPTVLECLQPSFNALEPNLKECFLDMGSFLEDQKIRASVIIDIWMELYGKNSSILCMKYLEDLASQNLLKLVPLGNETEDGFYNEFLVTQHDILRELAIRQSELEAILERKRLNLEIKEDTFPDWCLNAPRNTVVNASLLSISTDDSFTSCWVEMHCPNAEVLVLNLSSSTYALPNFIATMKKLKVVMIINHGFELTKLTNLSCLSLLPNLRRIRFEKVSITLHDIPKLQLKCLEKLSLWLCHFNDAPNELEDLEVDVTETLQSLQEIEIDYCYNLVELPHWVSQVVSLKKLSITNCNKLCRLLEGIGNLRNLEMLRVISCSNLFELPKTSERLSNLRLLDVSGCFQLKTLPLEIGKLQKLKKVSMRDCYRCELPDSVKNLEDLEVRCDEGTVFLWERFKQKMKNLIIIEEETEHNLNLLQLF, encoded by the exons ATGACAGATTGGGTTGATCTGGGGTTAGGTTCTATTGGAGGAGCTTTGGTCTCGGAGGCTCTGAAACTTGTGATCGAGGAAGCAAAGAAGTACAAATCCTTTAAACCCTTGTCCAAGGATCTCGTCTCAACGATGGAGAGACTGCTTCCATTGACCAAAAAGATTGATTCCATGCAAAACGAGCTAGACCTTGGTTCAGGGGAGCTAAAGCAGCTAAGGGAGACGATCGAAAAAGCTCGTGTTCTGGTTCTCAAGTTTCCAAGCGTCCGGTTCTACGAGAAGTCTAACTACACCAGAAAAATAGTGGAAATCAATGAAGATTTGGCCAAGTTTTGTGACATTGATCTACAGCTTCTTCAGTACAGGAACCAGTTGACGTTGCTGGGTGTGGCGGGAAACCTTGTGGATAAGGTTGACGGTTTGAGTAAGAGAATGGACGGATTGATGAGTGTTCCTGTCCCTGTTTTTAGAGATCTTTGTTCGGTTCCTAAGCTTGATAAGGTGGTCGTTGGATTGGATTGGCCTTTGATGGAGCTTAAGAAGAGACTCCTTGACGATGCAGTGGTTAGTCTCGTGGTCTCTGCTCCTCCTGGGTGCGGGAAGACCACGCTAGCTAATCAGCTTTGCCACGACGCAGATGTCATAG GGCATTTCAAGCATATCTTCTTTAATGTTGTCTCAAGTACTCCTAACTTTAGGGTCATTGTACAGAATCTACTTCAGCACAGCGGCTACGCTCCACATACGTTTGAGAACGACTCTCAAGCAACCGTTGGGTTAAGGAAACTGCTGGAGGAACTCAGAGAAGACGGTCCTATATTGTTGGTGTTGGATGATGTGTGGCGAGGAGCCGAGTCCTTGCTTCAGAAATTTCGAATTAACTTGCCAGATTACAAGATCTTGGTGACTTCTCGGTTTGATTTTCCGAGTTTTGGTTACAACTATCGTTTGAAACCTTTGGAAAATGAAGATGCAAAAGCCCTTCTGATTCAATGGGCATCGCGGCCTCATAACACATCCCAAGCTGAGTACGAAGATCTTCTCCAAAAGATACTGAAACGCTGTAATGGATTCCCAATTGTTATTGAAGTAGTTGGCGTTTCACTTAAAGGACGATCTCTAAATACGTGGAAAGGGCAGGTGGAAAGCTGGTCTCAAGGGGAAACTATTCTTGATAGTCCTTCTCAGCCTACTGTGCTGGAATGTCTTCAGCCTAGCTTCAATGCCCTGGAACCTAATCTGAAGGAGTGTTTCTTGGACATGGGATCGTTTCTTGAGGACCAAAAGATACGTGCTTCTGTAATCATTGACATATGGATGGAATTATATGGTAAAAATAGTAGTATCTTGTGCATGAAGTACCTTGAAGACCTTGCCTCCCAGAATCTACTTAAACTTGTTCCTCTCGG AAATGAGACTGAAGATGGTTTCTACAATGAGTTCTTAGTCACTCAACATGATATCCTCAGGGAGTTGGCTATCCGTCAAAGCGAATTGGAAGCAATCTTGGAAAGAAAAAGACTAAATTTGGAGATAAAAGAGGATACATTTCCAGACTGGTGTTTGAATGCACCAAGGAACACTGTTGTTAATGCCTCTCTGTTGTCTATATCTACAG ATGATTCATTTACATCATGTTGGGTTGAAATGCATTGTCCAAATGCTGAAGTTTTAGTTCTTAATCTCTCTTCATCAACTTATGCATTACCGAACTTCATTGCTACGATGAAGAAACTGAAAGTTGTGATGATCATAAATCATGGTTTTGAACTTACAAAGTTGACCAATTTGTCTTGTCTCAGCTTACTACCAAACCTGAGACGGATCAGATTCGAGAAAGTTTCAATCACTTTGCATGACATTCCCAAACTTCAGCTCAAATGTCTTGAGAAGCTATCTCTTTGGTTGTGTCATTTTAATGATGCTCCCAACGAGTTAGAAGACTTAGAAGTTGATGTTACTGAAACCCTACAGAGCTTACAAGAAATCGAAATAGATTATTGTTATAATCTTGTTGAATTACCACATTGGGTATCTCAAGTTGTTTCACTTAAGAAGCTTAGCATCACGAACTGTAACAAGCTATGTAGACTCTTAGAAGGTATAGGCAACTTGAGAAACCTTGAAATGCTGAGAGTCATTTCTTGTAGTAATCTCTTCGAGCTTCCTAAAACAAGCGAGAGACTCAGCAATCTGCGGTTGCTAGATGTTTCTGGATGTTTCCAACTAAAAACGTTACCTTTAGAGATTGGGAAGTTGCAGAAACTGAAGAAGGTTTCGATGAGAGATTGTTATCGATGTGAGTTGCCAGATTCAGTGAAGAATCTAGAGGATCTAGAGGTGAGATGTGACGAAGGGACTGTATTCTTATGGGAaagattcaaacaaaaaatgaaGAATTTGATAATCATAGAAGAGGAAACAGAACATAACCTCAACTTGCTTCAACTGTTCTAA
- the LOC103837721 gene encoding probable disease resistance protein At5g66900 isoform X2 encodes MTDWVDLGLGSIGGALVSEALKLVIEEAKKYKSFKPLSKDLVSTMERLLPLTKKIDSMQNELDLGSGELKQLRETIEKARVLVLKFPSVRFYEKSNYTRKIVEINEDLAKFCDIDLQLLQYRNQLTLLGVAGNLVDKVDGLSKRMDGLMSVPVPVFRDLCSVPKLDKVVVGLDWPLMELKKRLLDDAVVSLVVSAPPGCGKTTLANQLCHDADVIGHFKHIFFNVVSSTPNFRVIVQNLLQHSGYAPHTFENDSQATVGLRKLLEELREDGPILLVLDDVWRGAESLLQKFRINLPDYKILVTSRFDFPSFGYNYRLKPLENEDAKALLIQWASRPHNTSQAEYEDLLQKILKRCNGFPIVIEVVGVSLKGRSLNTWKGQVESWSQGETILDSPSQPTVLECLQPSFNALEPNLKECFLDMGSFLEDQKIRASVIIDIWMELYGKNSSILCMKYLEDLASQNLLKLVPLGNETEDGFYNEFLVTQHDILRELAIRQSELEAILERKRLNLEIKEDTFPDWCLNAPRNTVVNASLLSISTDDLFSSNWVETDCPNVEALVLNLSSSDYALPSFIAGMRKLKVLTITNHGFYPARLRNFSCLSLLPNLKRIRLEKVSVTLLDIPRLQLASLKKLSLVMCSFGEVFYDSEEIDVSKALPSLQEIDIDYCYDLYELPYWVSEVVSLKTLSITNCNKLTVLPEAIGNLSKLEVLRVSSCINLSELPETTDRLSNLRFLDISHCLGLRKLPLEIGKLEKLKKISMRKCWRCELPDSVRDLEDLEVKCEEETRLVLWERLMPKMRNLRVHEEETEHNLNLLQMF; translated from the exons ATGACAGATTGGGTTGATCTGGGGTTAGGTTCTATTGGAGGAGCTTTGGTCTCGGAGGCTCTGAAACTTGTGATCGAGGAAGCAAAGAAGTACAAATCCTTTAAACCCTTGTCCAAGGATCTCGTCTCAACGATGGAGAGACTGCTTCCATTGACCAAAAAGATTGATTCCATGCAAAACGAGCTAGACCTTGGTTCAGGGGAGCTAAAGCAGCTAAGGGAGACGATCGAAAAAGCTCGTGTTCTGGTTCTCAAGTTTCCAAGCGTCCGGTTCTACGAGAAGTCTAACTACACCAGAAAAATAGTGGAAATCAATGAAGATTTGGCCAAGTTTTGTGACATTGATCTACAGCTTCTTCAGTACAGGAACCAGTTGACGTTGCTGGGTGTGGCGGGAAACCTTGTGGATAAGGTTGACGGTTTGAGTAAGAGAATGGACGGATTGATGAGTGTTCCTGTCCCTGTTTTTAGAGATCTTTGTTCGGTTCCTAAGCTTGATAAGGTGGTCGTTGGATTGGATTGGCCTTTGATGGAGCTTAAGAAGAGACTCCTTGACGATGCAGTGGTTAGTCTCGTGGTCTCTGCTCCTCCTGGGTGCGGGAAGACCACGCTAGCTAATCAGCTTTGCCACGACGCAGATGTCATAG GGCATTTCAAGCATATCTTCTTTAATGTTGTCTCAAGTACTCCTAACTTTAGGGTCATTGTACAGAATCTACTTCAGCACAGCGGCTACGCTCCACATACGTTTGAGAACGACTCTCAAGCAACCGTTGGGTTAAGGAAACTGCTGGAGGAACTCAGAGAAGACGGTCCTATATTGTTGGTGTTGGATGATGTGTGGCGAGGAGCCGAGTCCTTGCTTCAGAAATTTCGAATTAACTTGCCAGATTACAAGATCTTGGTGACTTCTCGGTTTGATTTTCCGAGTTTTGGTTACAACTATCGTTTGAAACCTTTGGAAAATGAAGATGCAAAAGCCCTTCTGATTCAATGGGCATCGCGGCCTCATAACACATCCCAAGCTGAGTACGAAGATCTTCTCCAAAAGATACTGAAACGCTGTAATGGATTCCCAATTGTTATTGAAGTAGTTGGCGTTTCACTTAAAGGACGATCTCTAAATACGTGGAAAGGGCAGGTGGAAAGCTGGTCTCAAGGGGAAACTATTCTTGATAGTCCTTCTCAGCCTACTGTGCTGGAATGTCTTCAGCCTAGCTTCAATGCCCTGGAACCTAATCTGAAGGAGTGTTTCTTGGACATGGGATCGTTTCTTGAGGACCAAAAGATACGTGCTTCTGTAATCATTGACATATGGATGGAATTATATGGTAAAAATAGTAGTATCTTGTGCATGAAGTACCTTGAAGACCTTGCCTCCCAGAATCTACTTAAACTTGTTCCTCTCGG AAATGAGACTGAAGATGGTTTCTACAATGAGTTCTTAGTCACTCAACATGATATCCTCAGGGAGTTGGCTATCCGTCAAAGCGAATTGGAAGCAATCTTGGAAAGAAAAAGACTAAATTTGGAGATAAAAGAGGATACATTTCCAGACTGGTGTTTGAATGCACCAAGGAACACTGTTGTTAATGCCTCTCTGTTGTCTATATCTACAG ATGATTTATTCTCCTCAAATTGGGTTGAAACGGATTGTCCCAATGTGGAGGCTTTAGTTCTTAATCTCTCTTCATCAGACTATGCATTACCAAGCTTCATTGCTGGAATGAGGAAGCTAAAGGTTCTGACAATAACAAATCATGGTTTCTATCCAGCAAGATTGAGAAACTTCTCCTGCCTCAGCTTATTACCAAACCTGAAACGGATCAGACTGGAGAAAGTTTCAGTCACTTTGCTAGACATTCCCCGGTTGCAACTCGCCAGTCTCAAGAAGTTGTCTCTGGTCATGTGTAGCTTCGGTGAGGTTTTCTATGACTCTGAAGAAATAGATGTCTCTAAAGCTCTGCCTAGTTTACAGGAGATTGACATAGACTATTGTTATGATCTCTATGAGTTACCTTATTGGGTTTCTGAAGTTGTTTCATTGAAGACACTTAGCATCACAAACTGTAACAAGCTCACTGTACTTCCTGAAGCTATAGGCAACTTGAGTAAACTCGAAGTGTTGAGGGTGAGCTCTTGCATTAATCTCTCTGAGCTGCCTGAAACGACTGATAGACTCAGTAACTTGCGGTTTCTGGATATATCTCATTGCTTAGGATTGAGAAAGTTGCCTCTAGAGATTGGGAAGCTAGAGAAGCTGAAGAAGATATCGATGAGGAAGTGTTGGAGATGCGAGTTGCCAGATTCAGTGAGGGATCTAGAGGATCTGGAGGTCAAATGTGAGGAAGAAACTAGGTTGGTCTTATGGGAAAGGTTGATGCCAAAAATGAGAAATTTGAGAGTTCATGAGGAGGAAACAGAGCACAATCTCAACTTGCTTCAAATGTTTTAA
- the LOC103837721 gene encoding probable disease resistance protein At5g66900 isoform X3 produces MTDWVDLGLGSIGGALVSEALKLVIEEAKKYKSFKPLSKDLVSTMERLLPLTKKIDSMQNELDLGSGELKQLRETIEKARVLVLKFPSVRFYEKSNYTRKIVEINEDLAKFCDIDLQLLQYRNQLTLLGVAGNLVDKVDGLSKRMDGLMSVPVPVFRDLCSVPKLDKVVVGLDWPLMELKKRLLDDAVVSLVVSAPPGCGKTTLANQLCHDADVIGHFKHIFFNVVSSTPNFRVIVQNLLQHSGYAPHTFENDSQATVGLRKLLEELREDGPILLVLDDVWRGAESLLQKFRINLPDYKILVTSRFDFPSFGYNYRLKPLENEDAKALLIQWASRPHNTSQAEYEDLLQKILKRCNGFPIVIEVVGVSLKGRSLNTWKGQVESWSQGETILDSPSQPTVLECLQPSFNALEPNLKECFLDMGSFLEDQKIRASVIIDIWMELYGKNSSILCMKYLEDLASQNLLKLVPLGNETEDGFYNEFLVTQHDILRELAIRQSELEAILERKRLNLEIKEDTFPDWCLNAPRNTVVNASLLSISTDDLFSSNWVETDCPNVEALVLNLSSSDYALPSFIAGMRKLKVLTITNHGFYPARLRNFSCLSLLPNLKRIRLEKVSVTLLDIPRLQLASLKKLSLVMCSFGEVFYDSEEIDVSKALPSLQEIDIDYCYDLYELPYWVSEVVSLKTLSITNCNKLTVLPEAIGNLSKLEVLRD; encoded by the exons ATGACAGATTGGGTTGATCTGGGGTTAGGTTCTATTGGAGGAGCTTTGGTCTCGGAGGCTCTGAAACTTGTGATCGAGGAAGCAAAGAAGTACAAATCCTTTAAACCCTTGTCCAAGGATCTCGTCTCAACGATGGAGAGACTGCTTCCATTGACCAAAAAGATTGATTCCATGCAAAACGAGCTAGACCTTGGTTCAGGGGAGCTAAAGCAGCTAAGGGAGACGATCGAAAAAGCTCGTGTTCTGGTTCTCAAGTTTCCAAGCGTCCGGTTCTACGAGAAGTCTAACTACACCAGAAAAATAGTGGAAATCAATGAAGATTTGGCCAAGTTTTGTGACATTGATCTACAGCTTCTTCAGTACAGGAACCAGTTGACGTTGCTGGGTGTGGCGGGAAACCTTGTGGATAAGGTTGACGGTTTGAGTAAGAGAATGGACGGATTGATGAGTGTTCCTGTCCCTGTTTTTAGAGATCTTTGTTCGGTTCCTAAGCTTGATAAGGTGGTCGTTGGATTGGATTGGCCTTTGATGGAGCTTAAGAAGAGACTCCTTGACGATGCAGTGGTTAGTCTCGTGGTCTCTGCTCCTCCTGGGTGCGGGAAGACCACGCTAGCTAATCAGCTTTGCCACGACGCAGATGTCATAG GGCATTTCAAGCATATCTTCTTTAATGTTGTCTCAAGTACTCCTAACTTTAGGGTCATTGTACAGAATCTACTTCAGCACAGCGGCTACGCTCCACATACGTTTGAGAACGACTCTCAAGCAACCGTTGGGTTAAGGAAACTGCTGGAGGAACTCAGAGAAGACGGTCCTATATTGTTGGTGTTGGATGATGTGTGGCGAGGAGCCGAGTCCTTGCTTCAGAAATTTCGAATTAACTTGCCAGATTACAAGATCTTGGTGACTTCTCGGTTTGATTTTCCGAGTTTTGGTTACAACTATCGTTTGAAACCTTTGGAAAATGAAGATGCAAAAGCCCTTCTGATTCAATGGGCATCGCGGCCTCATAACACATCCCAAGCTGAGTACGAAGATCTTCTCCAAAAGATACTGAAACGCTGTAATGGATTCCCAATTGTTATTGAAGTAGTTGGCGTTTCACTTAAAGGACGATCTCTAAATACGTGGAAAGGGCAGGTGGAAAGCTGGTCTCAAGGGGAAACTATTCTTGATAGTCCTTCTCAGCCTACTGTGCTGGAATGTCTTCAGCCTAGCTTCAATGCCCTGGAACCTAATCTGAAGGAGTGTTTCTTGGACATGGGATCGTTTCTTGAGGACCAAAAGATACGTGCTTCTGTAATCATTGACATATGGATGGAATTATATGGTAAAAATAGTAGTATCTTGTGCATGAAGTACCTTGAAGACCTTGCCTCCCAGAATCTACTTAAACTTGTTCCTCTCGG AAATGAGACTGAAGATGGTTTCTACAATGAGTTCTTAGTCACTCAACATGATATCCTCAGGGAGTTGGCTATCCGTCAAAGCGAATTGGAAGCAATCTTGGAAAGAAAAAGACTAAATTTGGAGATAAAAGAGGATACATTTCCAGACTGGTGTTTGAATGCACCAAGGAACACTGTTGTTAATGCCTCTCTGTTGTCTATATCTACAG ATGATTTATTCTCCTCAAATTGGGTTGAAACGGATTGTCCCAATGTGGAGGCTTTAGTTCTTAATCTCTCTTCATCAGACTATGCATTACCAAGCTTCATTGCTGGAATGAGGAAGCTAAAGGTTCTGACAATAACAAATCATGGTTTCTATCCAGCAAGATTGAGAAACTTCTCCTGCCTCAGCTTATTACCAAACCTGAAACGGATCAGACTGGAGAAAGTTTCAGTCACTTTGCTAGACATTCCCCGGTTGCAACTCGCCAGTCTCAAGAAGTTGTCTCTGGTCATGTGTAGCTTCGGTGAGGTTTTCTATGACTCTGAAGAAATAGATGTCTCTAAAGCTCTGCCTAGTTTACAGGAGATTGACATAGACTATTGTTATGATCTCTATGAGTTACCTTATTGGGTTTCTGAAGTTGTTTCATTGAAGACACTTAGCATCACAAACTGTAACAAGCTCACTGTACTTCCTGAAGCTATAGGCAACTTGAGTAAACTCGAAGTGTTGAGG GATTGA
- the LOC103837721 gene encoding probable disease resistance protein At5g66890 isoform X4, translated as MMDSIQSFDALPHNLRECFLDMGSFLKDQKIIASTIIDLWSELHDKENIIYMNYLQELASHNLLKLLPLGKNKYEDGFFNEFLVKQDNILREFAIHQWEKESLSILERKRLNLDIQDNKFPNWCLNLEHPVTLNVSLLSISTDDSFTSCWVEMHCPNAEVLVLNLSSSTYALPNFIATMKKLKVVMIINHGFELTKLTNLSCLSLLPNLRRIRFEKVSITLHDIPKLQLKCLEKLSLWLCHFNDAPNELEDLEVDVTETLQSLQEIEIDYCYNLVELPHWVSQVVSLKKLSITNCNKLCRLLEGIGNLRNLEMLRVISCSNLFELPKTSERLSNLRLLDVSGCFQLKTLPLEIGKLQKLKKVSMRDCYRCELPDSVKNLEDLEVRCDEGTVFLWERFKQKMKNLIIIEEETEHNLNLLQLF; from the exons ATGATGGATTCGATCCAAAGTTTCGATGCCTTGCCCCACAATCTTAGAGAGTGTTTCTTGGACATGGGCTCCTTTCTTAAAGATCAGAAGATCATTGCTTCCACAATAATCGACTTATGGTCTGAACTACACGATAAAGAGAATATCATCTACATGAATTACCTTCAAGAGCTTGCCTCCCACAATCTTCTTAAACTTCTTCCTCTTGG GAAAAATAAGTATGAAGATGGATTTTTCAATGAGTTTTTGGTCAAACAAGACAACATCTTAAGAGAATTTGCTATACATCAATGGGAAAAAGAGTCGTTATCGATCCTCGAAAGGAAAAGATTAAACTTGGATATACAAGATAACAAATTTCCAAACTGGTGTTTAAATCTAGAACATCCTGTTACTTTGAACGTCTCTCTACTATCTATCTCTACTG ATGATTCATTTACATCATGTTGGGTTGAAATGCATTGTCCAAATGCTGAAGTTTTAGTTCTTAATCTCTCTTCATCAACTTATGCATTACCGAACTTCATTGCTACGATGAAGAAACTGAAAGTTGTGATGATCATAAATCATGGTTTTGAACTTACAAAGTTGACCAATTTGTCTTGTCTCAGCTTACTACCAAACCTGAGACGGATCAGATTCGAGAAAGTTTCAATCACTTTGCATGACATTCCCAAACTTCAGCTCAAATGTCTTGAGAAGCTATCTCTTTGGTTGTGTCATTTTAATGATGCTCCCAACGAGTTAGAAGACTTAGAAGTTGATGTTACTGAAACCCTACAGAGCTTACAAGAAATCGAAATAGATTATTGTTATAATCTTGTTGAATTACCACATTGGGTATCTCAAGTTGTTTCACTTAAGAAGCTTAGCATCACGAACTGTAACAAGCTATGTAGACTCTTAGAAGGTATAGGCAACTTGAGAAACCTTGAAATGCTGAGAGTCATTTCTTGTAGTAATCTCTTCGAGCTTCCTAAAACAAGCGAGAGACTCAGCAATCTGCGGTTGCTAGATGTTTCTGGATGTTTCCAACTAAAAACGTTACCTTTAGAGATTGGGAAGTTGCAGAAACTGAAGAAGGTTTCGATGAGAGATTGTTATCGATGTGAGTTGCCAGATTCAGTGAAGAATCTAGAGGATCTAGAGGTGAGATGTGACGAAGGGACTGTATTCTTATGGGAaagattcaaacaaaaaatgaaGAATTTGATAATCATAGAAGAGGAAACAGAACATAACCTCAACTTGCTTCAACTGTTCTAA
- the LOC103837718 gene encoding LOB domain-containing protein 36, translating to MASSNSPCSACKFLRRRCTRECVFAPHFSADQPNKFSCVHKAFGASNVAKLLSELTFNQREDAVTSLVYEAETRIQDPVYGCVGLISLQQQRLKQIQRDTDVARRELATYIGPQAMLPILQPQQTHLMPQTPPLQQFVPETKQAYFMPETQQQTQQPQPETQQTQFMPQTQETQFMPQTDQTQSMPQTQQMQFMPQTQKFMPQTQRPSSSSVSAELTQQQHHDLFPSMAIPTAQLYQQQFFEFQQLEAVAREKHSEMLRAYGEEGSSSSHQHHQNQPEAQVLRFNDGFDSVPTGSVTSTGFNQLTPSGTTVTSVSHSLALGGTYDIETQLTMPTQSSQQLPLQTHDAQLFMSTQASKPQQQHCEAQLSMPSQSSQPLPLQTKETQTSSESDEGS from the coding sequence ATGGCATCTTCAAACTCTCCATGCTCAGCTTGCAAGTTTCTGAGGAGAAGATGCACACGAGAATGTGTATTTGCACCACATTTTTCAGCGGACCAACCTAACAAGTTCTCATGCGTTCACAAAGCTTTCGGAGCCAGTAACGTCGCTAAGCTTCTCAGCGAACTAACCTTCAACCAAAGAGAAGACGCCGTTACCTCTCTTGTCTACGAAGCCGAAACTAGAATCCAAGACCCCGTTTACGGTTGCGTCGGTTTAATCTCACTCCAACAACAACGGCTCAAACAGATTCAACGCGATACTGATGTCGCCAGGAGAGAACTCGCGACTTACATCGGTCCTCAAGCTATGCTTCCTATTCTCCAACCGCAGCAGACGCATTTGATGCCGCAAACACCACCGCTGCAGCAGTTTGTGCCGGAAACGAAGCAGGCGTATTTCATGCCGGAAACGCAACAGCAAACGCAGCAGCCGCAGCCAGAAACGCAGCAGACGCAGTTCATGCCGCAAACACAGGAGACGCAATTCATGCCGCAAACTGATCAAACGCAATCCATGCCACAAACGCAGCAGATGCAGTTCATGCCCCAAACACAGAAATTCATGCCGCAAACGCAGCGACCGTCTTCGTCTTCAGTGTCTGCGGAGCTGACTCAGCAACAGCATCATGATCTGTTTCCATCGATGGCTATTCCGACTGCACAACTGTATCAGCAACAGTTTTTTGAGTTTCAGCAACTAGAAGCGGTTGCTAGAGAAAAACATAGTGAAATGTTAAGAGCGTATGGGGAAGAAGGCAGTAGCAGTTCACATCAACATCATCAAAACCAACCTGAGGCTCAGGTTTTGAGGTTTAATGATGGTTTTGACTCTGTACCGACTGGTTCTGTTACATCAACCGGGTTTAATCAATTGACGCCCAGTGGTACAACCGTAACCAGCGTGTCACACTCTTTGGCTCTTGGTGGTACCTATGATATTGAGACTCAGTTAACCATGCCTACGCAATCTTCTCAACAGCTGCCGCTTCAAACGCATGATGCTCAGTTGTTCATGTCTACGCAAGCTTCTAAACCGCAACAGCAACATTGTGAGGCTCAGTTATCCATGCCTTCACAATCTTCTCAACCACTACCGCTTCAAACGAAGGAGACGCAGACGAGTTCAGAGAGTGACGAGGGCAGCTAG